AACGTTTCTGAGTTCATATGCCCCCAAAAACGACCAGCCGTATGCCACGGAAGTGAGTTTGTACGAAGTTTAGAAGATAAAACATTAAGTACACTACGTACATGATCAGCAGTTTCTAGAAAGCTTTTTGAACTTTTATCTTGTGGAGTAATTACCGGTAAATCTTGTGGCTGATAGTTTTGACGCCACCCCACATGTTCGTCGATCATCTTTAATAATAATTCTTTAAATAAATCTACATTTTCACCTTTACTTCCTAAAAATAAAGCTTTTAAATTGTGATCTCGCAATTCATTTTTCATTTTTCTAATCCTCCAATTAATATCACTAAATTAATTATTTTTCTCTCTAGCTGCATTTTTTATGGATAGTTGATGCTTCTTTCTTCCATTCTGGTTTTTTACATTTGTGAATAATAAGAGCTATTCCGATCATTACGACTGTAGCCACGACTTGATAGATAATATAACCTGTGTACTGACTAGGATCTAAAATAGATGGTGGTATAAGACTGACAGTAAGTGTAATTGCTACACTAATTAAAGAAAGAATGGAAACAAACCACATTAATCCATTACCTTTATTTCCTAATCTAAATGGTCGCTTAACCTCTGGCATTTTATACCGCAAGCGAATTGCTGAAATAGCAATTAATGCATATACGATACAATATAAAATAGTTGTTGTAATCGTAATAATTAAAAAGGCACTATTTACATCTGGAACAACTACATACAAGAAAGATACTAAAGAAATTACAATTGCTTGAATTAAAACAAAAGTTATCGGAATGTCTCTTTCAGTTCTTTTTTGAAAGAATTTAGGTAAGTTACCTTCATCAGCAATTTTTATCATCGCTTTACTTGGACCTAGCACCCATGCACTCAACTGTACTAGCACCCCAATTAAAATCATTAAGGAAATGATATTAACGAAGATAGACGGAATACCCAAGTTTTCAGAAAAAATCATGTACGGTTGTGTAATATTAGCCAATTCTAATTCTCCAACTGGCACTGCATTAGATACAGTTAATCCTGCAACAATATTAAAGATTACCAACAAAATAACAGATGAGATAACAGCAATCGGATAATTACGTTTAGGATTTTCTATATTATTTGCATGCACAGATGAGATTTCTACCCCTGCAAAAATAAAGATAATTCCTGATAAGTAAGTTAAGCTGCCTAAGTCTTTAAAATTCGGAATTAGGTCGCTTGGTTTAAAATCTCCTAAATAACTATTTGGTTGAATGCCATTCTTAATCATATAGATGACACCTAGCACGACTAGGATAACGAATGGAATATAAACCCCAATGATGGCTCCCCAATTACCAGCTACTTTAACCATATCAAATTTGAGATTTAGGATAGTCACACCCCAGTAGGAAACTAAAATAACTGCAAAAATAAAGTAATTATTTGAAGAAAGCTCAGGTGTATTGATAACGTACCCAAATAGCACACCTACTGTGGAAGCAACCATTACCATACCAAAAAACATTTGAACCCATAATAACCATGAGGTAACAAATCCCCACTTCTCACCTAATGCATTCTTCACCCAAACTGTTGGTCCACCTTCTTCAGACCATCCTGTAGACAGTTCAGCCGACATTAATGCGATAGGCAAAGCAAATAGGACTGCCGCAATTAACATGTAAAATATTTGTGTCCATCCGGTAATGGAAAGTGTTGGTACACTACGTACCGTTCCAAAGAACGCCATCGTAATGCCGATTAGTCCAAAAAGGGTTAGACTTTTTGTTTTAGCCATAAATTTTCCTTCTTTCCTTTTTCAACTTTTACATGAACCAATAATCTAATTTTCAACTAACTGTACACCTAGGAAGTTCATTTAAAAATTAGATATCTTGTTCATAGATTGCGAAAAACATATATATTCATCGCTATCTATGACTAACAACTACAAATAGCAAATGTTTTATGTTTCACATAAGAATTAAAACTCGAATCAAAATGAATTAAACAACTACTCTTTACTGCTAACTGTTATATTGCATAATAAACAAACGAGACATATTGCTATTTAGTGAAATCACTCACAAGTTAACTTGCAATCATTAGTCTACGCCCATTTTTTTGTTTTGTCAATACTTTAAATAACATTGATATATAGCCTTTAATTAACATTTTATGAAATCTTGTTATTTAACGGAGTAACGCATTGTTTAGTTTATTAATAAATCCATTAAACCTTTAATGCTTTTTTTGATAAAAGCATTAAAGGTTTATCTTGATTTTTTGCTGAATTTTACAACAATGAACAAAGGCGCAGGGCGCCCGTTTAGCAACGTAGCGAATGGAACGAATCAACTAAAAATTTAGGAATCATGCCACTAAAAACAGGGGTATGCCGACGCCTGAGCGAAAGCCCGTTTTTAGTCGGCCTTCCTCTTTGTGACGCACCGATGAGGCCTTATCGTACGTAGTGCGCATTTCTAAAGTCGCATCGTTGCTGGCGCTTGCGCCGGACGTGGCTATTCGGTTATTTCGTTATCCCCAAGCACCTCATTTTATACTTTGTATGAAAAAAAGCTACTTACCATTATATAAGTTATTCATTTTAGGTAGTATTTCAAGAATCTAAACATTATAAAGCAACATTTTTCATCATAGAGGTGGCTTGTGTTCTAGGCGAGCCATGGTGGTTTCTTATCTTATAAGAAAGGAAAACTATTAGTGGTTCTTGCGCATAAGGAGGAGGATTTTCATGAAGTGTCACACACCCAAGCATTTAACATCTTCTAAACCAACAAACAGGTACCGTTATCCCCCAATTAGACCTCTTTGTATCTCCTTGATCTTTCAAAACAAGGTTATTACGGTATCAAGATTCAGGATAAAAGAATGGAATATAATAAAGTGAACCCTCAATCAGTAGGGTACGATCCTTTACTGATTGAGGGTTCACTTATAACTTATATAATGCTTGTTTAATTTCCGATTTACCTGCAACGATTTGAAATTCTTTCCCAATCGTAGTATTGTCTTCTAAGCAACCATAAATAACACCAGCTACGTCTTCGCGTGGGATTTCTCCTCGTTCGATTTTCGTTGCCGCATCTACTTGACCTGTTCCTGGTTGGTTCGTTAATAATCCTGGATGAACGATCGTGTAGTCTAAATCTGTGCTTCTCAGCCACTGATCTGCATAATGTTTTGCGACTACGTAGGGAGCAAAAGAAGCGGAAGCTGCCTGGATTGCTCCCCTGCTTGTGTCAAAAGAGCTCACCATAACAAAACGTTTCACACCAGCGGCTTTCGTTGCTTCAATCGTTTTTACCGCACCATCTAAGTCCACCATTAACGTCTTGTCTTTGCCTGTGTTCGGACCTGAACCTGCTGTAAACACAACAGCATCAACACCTTCAGCCGCATTTGTAATCTCTTCTATCTCATCTTCCAAATCAACGACAACCGTCTCTGCACCTAAATCTTTAAAATATTGTGCTTGCTCTTGTTTACGAATCATCGCTCTCGCCATATGCTCTCCGCTATCTTGAATTTGTTTCACGAGATGTTTTCCAATTTGTCCATTTGCTCCTACAACAAGAATTTTCAATACAATCATCCTTTCATTCTTATTGTTCGTGCTTAATTCCATCGTAAATACATTTTGTATGTATGTCCACCAATCTGATTAGAAGTGTAATCCGTTGAAATCAGAAAAAGATTGCAATTAATATTGCTAGAATAGTATAGTTAGATTGAGTTAATGACGGCTCCAAATAATCCAAATACCAGTAAAATCAACAATGCAAGAAAATGAGGGATATGATGAAGAAAGGCATTCTATTTTTGGTTATTGTTTCATTCATTGTATTGCTATTTAGCACTAATCTAGTGAAAGAAGCAGAACCTGAGCTTAGTGAAGATGAACGTTTAAGTAAAGTGATAGACTATGCTTGGGATAATTATGATATTTTCGCTTCGAGTGTAGAGTGCGAGAACTCAGAAGTTTTCTTTGATATTGATGATCAGATTGATCAACATGAATTTATAGCTACAATGGAAAACAAGCTGGAGGAGTATGATCTCCCAGATAGATATTTCATTAGCATTAAGCGAAGTAATGCGGAAGAATTAGAGTTGCAACAAACTAAAGAGAAAATGGAGTCTCATGTCTTTAACTATATACAAGAAAATGATTATAAAGGTGTTGAATTTGAAATCAACTACGAGGGGAAAAAGCCTCTCTTCACATTCTATGTAGCGGATGATGCCAATATATCGAAAGAAGATTTAGAAAAAGAGATACACGGATTATTTCAATTCAAAGCGACAGAATAGATTAAAACTTGGAAAAGGTAGTCAATTGCTGATATGCTCCCTCCCAGGTAGACAGATTAAAAAATAAAATCTGTTGTACGTGAGGCAGAAGCTTTTCTGTTTCCAATACGTTTTATTCTAGTCAATTAAAATATGAAGTTTTAATGTCTAAAAAAGAAGATTATTCAATTGTAGAGTTATGCTCAACGTATGGTATCAAGAACAATTTAAACGGTCTCATCCCTATAGAATAGAACTAAAGCCGGTTAAATCATTTTTATTATTTCCCCTGTCTATTTGATAGGGGCCAGTTCAAATTGCTTTTGCCTTACCATTTTTTAAAATAGAAAGATTAGCCATAGTAATACCCACTATTTCAGACAGCTCCGTCACGCTCATTTTCTAATCTCATGATTAGTGCATTTTTAAAAAGTGACTGAAGAACAGCACTAAACAACATAATAACTATGGAAGAAAAGAGAATGACCAGCCCCATAATAGCTATACTAGGATGTAAAGCATTTTGCGTTAAAAGAAAAATCATTCCAATAACATACAATATACTAATCATACTTGCACAGTACTTGATGCGAACTAATGTATATACTGCTAAATCAGAAAAGGCCATACGGTTATCAATAAAATGTAACAGCTTCATCGCCTGATACAACGCATAAAAAAATGGAACCGCGGTCAAATATAGACCTAATAATACTGGATATCTTAAATAAGCAAACTCTGGAAACATTTCTGCTGAGCTCTTTGCCAATGACGGCAACGCAAATATACATAAGCCTAATACGACAATCCCTATTGCAAAGATAGCTGCCTTTAGAGCCGTTACCGCTCCCCGTTTCATAACAGCACCTCACTTTTCATCATTAACCATATTATATCTAGCTTATTGATTATCAATAAATATTTACCCCTTTGTAATATGCATTTTTTCGCAGTATATATAATCAACTATTTAGTGAGGAAAATGATGTTAACACAAGCCCTTCCTTAAACAAATTATAATAAAGTGAATCTTCAATCAGTAGGGGTTTTCATTCATCGTAATGATTGTTAGAGGAACGAATCGGGTATTTAGGTGCTGCTATCTCCCACTTATACTCATTGCTGTACAAATTATCCAACTACTGTGGGAGTCTTACAGCACCTTATATACGGGATAAAATTAATTGTAAGTGTATACATTTCCAAATGATCTTCCGTTGTATTTGTAGGGGTCAAGAAATGAAAAAAGAAAAGTATTAACCTTCTGTCTTTTCAGCTTAGAAGAAGTAGTATTTCATTTATTACTGGTTAAAGGAACGAGCGGTTACCATTAAATCTACACATTTGCGCATTTATTAATTATTTAAAAAAGTACAAAAGCCTAATTCCCATTTTAGAAGGAGGTTAGGCTTTTGATTTCCTGCAACACAGCCAATTGTAGTATACCTTTCTAATACTTTATTCATAGTAATTCTTGTTTAGGGTCGAGGCACACATTAGTTTAACGACCCGCTTGGTATTGGATTACTTCTCGTGCTCGTCGCTCCATCAACACGAATCAATTACTATACTCAAAGTTATCGAGCAATACACGTACTTCGTCTGTTGATTCTGTGCTCATCAATTGATTTCTTAGTTCACTCGCTCCTCGAAAATCACGGACATATATCTTAAAAAAACGACGAAGGGGTCTGAATGGACGTGGCTCTAATTTTGAATACTTATCATGAAGGTCTAAATGCAACCGTAAGAGATCAAGTAATTCCTTACTACTATGAGCTTTCGGCTCCTTTTCAAAGGCAAATGGATTTTTAAAAATACCACGCCCAATCATAATCCCATCCACTCCGTATTGATGAGCAAGTTTCATACCAGTTTGCCGGTCCGGAATATCCCCATTAATCGTCAAAAGCGTATCTGGTGCTACCTGGTCACGAAGAGTCTTAATTTCTGGGATTAGTTCCCAATGGGCATCTACTTTACTCATTTCCTTTTTTGTACGCAAATGAATGGAAAGATTCACGATATCTTGTTCCAATAGGTGAGTCAACCAGTCACGCCATTCATCTACATGAGTGTAACCAAGCCTTGTCTTCACACTTACAGGCAATCCACCAGCTTTTGCAGCTTGTATTAGATCTGCTGCAACTTCTGGGCGTCGGATAAGCCCACATCCCTTTCCATTTGCTGCAACATTATGGACAGGACAGCCCATATTGATATCCAGCCCCTTAAACCCTTGTTTCGCCATACCAATACTCATTTGTCGAAAGTATTCTGGTTTATCTCCCCATATATGAGCTACAATTGGTTGTTCATCTTCGGTAAAAGTCAAACGTCCACGTACACTAAAGTTCCCCTCTGGGTGACAATAGCTCTCTGAGTTTGTAAACTCTGTAAAAAACACATCTGGTCTTCCTGCTTCACTAACTACATGGCGAAAAACAACATCCGTCACATCTTCCATTGGCGCCAGCACAAAAAACGGCTTTGGTAAATCACGCCAAAAATTATTTATCATATATAAACTCAAATCCTTTCATCATGGGACAACGAATCAAAATCTTTTTCTAAAATATAAAAAACATCCCTACTTCTTTTACACTTATATCATTCTTCATCGCCTTTATCAAACCATCGTAAACCTTGATTATTATACACTTTAATAAGAACAAACAAAAGTGAAAAGAAGATCGATTATCAGAAATGATTTGGTACTGAAGGACAATGTCTAAATACACTTCATATTGTTAACCATCCCCAATTTTTTTGCTAATAGATGGCGGGGACTTTTGTATGCATGCCTCTGTGTTGCCACATACCTTCATAATTCTGCAACATTCACATAAGTTTCCCTTCGATTTTATCTGTTTTAATGAAACCGTTAAACGCTCTTTGAAATAAGCTCTGTATAATATTTAGGATCACCTGTTGAATAGTAAGTGTACCAAGATTCAATGACCTCATGAGGAAAAAACATTCAAATATTGAATAATCTCTCTCGCCCAATCCAAACCTCCTGCTGAACTTGCGGTTATCAAGTTGCTATCTGTAAAAGCCAATGTATTAACATATAAACCTTTCCCATTATATATTTTTGAAAATAATGTCAAATATTCTAAAGAATTGCTCGTGTGCTTGAATGAATCTAAAACTTTCAAATCAGCTAAAGCTAGTGTCGCACCGCAGATAGCGCCTATAAGAATTCCATTTTCTAATTAGGATATCGCCGTTTGTAAGATACGATTATTTTTCTCATTGTTCCAAGTATCTGCACCTGGCAATAGCAATGCAACCATGTTGTTTTCATCCATTTCATCTATTACACAGTCAGGGGTGACCGTAAATCCTCCCATGGTTTGTACTGGGTTCAAACTCGTGCTTACCGTTTTAAGGATAAACTCTCTGTTTCTCTTTAACATGTTTTCCATGCTAATAGCTTGCATCATATAACTGACTTCCCATTCAGCCATAGATTCCAAAATATAAAGATAGATAATTTTTTTCATTTGCTTCCTCTGATTAAATAAGTTATACAAGCTCTGTAGCTTCCCGCTTTCCAAATGTGTGATTCAACTCGCCCTAACTTAATACCATTATATGACAAGAACAGTGACACCTATATGTCACTGTTCTGATAACTACTTATTATATTTTTACATGCTCCTTCATCCTTTGTTGATAGGATAAAGGCGAAAGGACTTTTATTTTTTCCCCAAACCCTAGGATAATTGAAAACATCATAAAATCATTCTCTTTTATAACTACTCTCTTAATTTTCGATGTTCCCAGTACATCGATTACATCACCTTCGAAATATTCATTTACTAACGTTTCAACTTCTTTCAAATATTCAATAGTTACATATACACTATCTTCCTCACGTTTTTGTTCATAATCTTTGAGCAACTTTGCGACATCATAATTATTTACAAAATATTTTTCACTAATTTCTAGATTCTTCATTCTTGCTATTTTAAACATCCGATAATCATCTTTCATTAAATCATAACCAAAAGATAGAGTACATGTATCATATTACTGTGTACGATTCGAGTCTTACTGTTAAGATTGATATATTGAAATGATACTATTTTATTATCCAAAAATCGCTTTCCTTAGCTTAGAAGTGACGGAATTGACCTCTGTATTTTCATTTACTATCGAAAAATCAATTTTAAAAACATGTCTATTACTTTTATCATCACCATAAAGATGTTTTACTTTTTCATATGTTTCATTCACTTTTTGCTCGCCGTAAACACTTTTTAAACTTTGCAATGCTAGTAGAATGTAGTCGTAGTTAGCTTGGTCAACTATTTTATCATTCAACTTATAATCTTGGTGAATAGAATAACCACCTTTAATACCTACTTCAGAATAAATTGGAATGCCAGCTAACGTTAACGTGTCTATGTCACGAATGATTGTCCTACGTGAGACATTAAATTGTGCAGCCAACTTAGCTGCACTAACATTTTCTCTGTTCAGTAAATAAAACAATATTCCTAATAACCGTTCTATCTTCATCCGCTCACCTCAGGGTCAATGTATTTCCATATTATAGTGTTTATTAAAACATAGCAACGATATTTAGTAAGGGAAACGGTATCTCCTTGTATCCTATATTACGAGTGGTTGTTTAGACAGAACAGCTTTCTTATTCTGCAAAAAAACTAACAATTGAAATAAATCAATTGTTAGTTTTCTATGATTTATTGATTTTAATCACTTTTAGATGCTGCTATCTCCTCTTCTCGCTCGGCTTTTAATTGAGCTTTATCTGTAGATCTAACAAATGGGTAATAAATTAGTACCGAAATAACTAGCGTAATAACCTGAATAACCGCACCACTTATTTTCCCTCCAGTTGCCAAGTAACCGCTAATAATTGGCGGCATCGTCCATGGCACAACAATTCCAGCTGTTTTTGCCACTAAACCTGTTGACATACCAATATATGTTATAATCGCTGTTGCTACAGGTGCTAAAATAAATGGAATAAGTAACTTAAAATTTAATACGATTGGTAAACCAAATAAAACTGGCTCATTGATGTTGAAAAATCCAGGAGCTACAGTAAGACGCCCCATTGCTTTATTGTTTTTTCCTTTTGCAAATAGAAACAAACAGAGGACAAGTCCTATTGTCGTTCCTCCACCACCTATCCAAACGAAATTGAGCATAAATTCATTCGTTATGATATTAGGTAGTTCTTGTCCGGCTTGGAACGCAATGCGATTAGCATCCGTATTTTGCAGCCAAACTGGTTGAATTACTGGATTTATTGTATTTGCACCATGA
This genomic interval from Virgibacillus pantothenticus contains the following:
- the tyrP gene encoding tyrosine-tyramine antiporter encodes the protein MAKTKSLTLFGLIGITMAFFGTVRSVPTLSITGWTQIFYMLIAAVLFALPIALMSAELSTGWSEEGGPTVWVKNALGEKWGFVTSWLLWVQMFFGMVMVASTVGVLFGYVINTPELSSNNYFIFAVILVSYWGVTILNLKFDMVKVAGNWGAIIGVYIPFVILVVLGVIYMIKNGIQPNSYLGDFKPSDLIPNFKDLGSLTYLSGIIFIFAGVEISSVHANNIENPKRNYPIAVISSVILLVIFNIVAGLTVSNAVPVGELELANITQPYMIFSENLGIPSIFVNIISLMILIGVLVQLSAWVLGPSKAMIKIADEGNLPKFFQKRTERDIPITFVLIQAIVISLVSFLYVVVPDVNSAFLIITITTTILYCIVYALIAISAIRLRYKMPEVKRPFRLGNKGNGLMWFVSILSLISVAITLTVSLIPPSILDPSQYTGYIIYQVVATVVMIGIALIIHKCKKPEWKKEASTIHKKCS
- a CDS encoding SDR family oxidoreductase; translation: MELSTNNKNERMIVLKILVVGANGQIGKHLVKQIQDSGEHMARAMIRKQEQAQYFKDLGAETVVVDLEDEIEEITNAAEGVDAVVFTAGSGPNTGKDKTLMVDLDGAVKTIEATKAAGVKRFVMVSSFDTSRGAIQAASASFAPYVVAKHYADQWLRSTDLDYTIVHPGLLTNQPGTGQVDAATKIERGEIPREDVAGVIYGCLEDNTTIGKEFQIVAGKSEIKQALYKL
- a CDS encoding helix-turn-helix domain-containing protein; this encodes MSVTELSEIVGITMANLSILKNGKAKAI
- a CDS encoding DUF2975 domain-containing protein → MKRGAVTALKAAIFAIGIVVLGLCIFALPSLAKSSAEMFPEFAYLRYPVLLGLYLTAVPFFYALYQAMKLLHFIDNRMAFSDLAVYTLVRIKYCASMISILYVIGMIFLLTQNALHPSIAIMGLVILFSSIVIMLFSAVLQSLFKNALIMRLENERDGAV
- a CDS encoding tRNA dihydrouridine synthase; the encoded protein is MINNFWRDLPKPFFVLAPMEDVTDVVFRHVVSEAGRPDVFFTEFTNSESYCHPEGNFSVRGRLTFTEDEQPIVAHIWGDKPEYFRQMSIGMAKQGFKGLDINMGCPVHNVAANGKGCGLIRRPEVAADLIQAAKAGGLPVSVKTRLGYTHVDEWRDWLTHLLEQDIVNLSIHLRTKKEMSKVDAHWELIPEIKTLRDQVAPDTLLTINGDIPDRQTGMKLAHQYGVDGIMIGRGIFKNPFAFEKEPKAHSSKELLDLLRLHLDLHDKYSKLEPRPFRPLRRFFKIYVRDFRGASELRNQLMSTESTDEVRVLLDNFEYSN
- a CDS encoding helix-turn-helix transcriptional regulator, producing MKIERLLGILFYLLNRENVSAAKLAAQFNVSRRTIIRDIDTLTLAGIPIYSEVGIKGGYSIHQDYKLNDKIVDQANYDYILLALQSLKSVYGEQKVNETYEKVKHLYGDDKSNRHVFKIDFSIVNENTEVNSVTSKLRKAIFG